In the Leifsonia sp. 466MF genome, one interval contains:
- a CDS encoding ABC transporter ATP-binding protein — MATVTYDKATRLYPGSTRPAVDALDLEIADGEFLVLVGPSGCGKSTSLRMLAGLEEVNDGNIFIGERNVTDVPPKDRDIAMVFQNYALYPHMTVAENMGFALKIAGVGKEERAQRVLEAAKLLDLEPYLGRKPKALSGGQRQRVAMGRAIVRSPQVFLMDEPLSNLDAKLRVQTRTQIASLTRRLGVTTVYVTHDQTEALTMGDRIAVLKDGVLQQVGTPRDLYAQPNNVFVAGFIGSPAMNLFTADVTDGGVKFGSAVVPVERDTIANAGSAVTIGVRPEDVVVSNTEGTGLKVTVDLVEELGADGYLYGHSEVDGKRTDIVGRVDGRIHPNAGDTVYITPKPGHVHVFHAESGERLGGAVVD; from the coding sequence ATGGCGACAGTCACCTACGACAAGGCGACCCGGCTCTACCCGGGATCGACCCGCCCCGCCGTGGACGCACTGGACCTGGAGATCGCAGACGGGGAGTTCCTCGTGCTCGTCGGTCCCTCCGGTTGCGGCAAGTCCACGTCCCTCCGCATGCTCGCGGGCCTCGAAGAGGTCAACGACGGCAACATCTTCATCGGCGAGCGCAACGTCACCGACGTCCCGCCGAAGGACCGCGACATCGCGATGGTGTTCCAGAACTACGCGCTGTACCCGCACATGACCGTCGCCGAGAACATGGGCTTCGCGCTCAAGATCGCCGGTGTCGGCAAGGAGGAGCGCGCCCAGCGCGTCCTCGAGGCCGCCAAGCTGCTCGACCTGGAGCCGTACCTCGGCCGCAAGCCGAAGGCGCTCTCCGGTGGTCAGCGTCAGCGCGTCGCCATGGGCCGCGCGATCGTGCGTTCGCCCCAGGTGTTCCTCATGGACGAGCCGCTGTCGAACCTCGACGCCAAGCTCCGCGTCCAGACCCGTACGCAGATCGCGTCGCTGACCCGCCGTCTCGGCGTCACCACCGTCTACGTCACGCACGACCAGACCGAGGCTCTGACCATGGGCGACCGCATCGCGGTCCTCAAGGACGGCGTCCTGCAGCAGGTCGGCACCCCGCGCGACCTGTACGCGCAGCCGAACAACGTGTTCGTCGCCGGCTTCATCGGCAGCCCGGCCATGAACCTGTTCACGGCCGACGTCACCGACGGCGGCGTCAAGTTCGGCTCGGCCGTCGTGCCGGTCGAGCGCGACACCATCGCCAACGCCGGTTCGGCTGTCACCATCGGTGTCCGCCCGGAGGACGTCGTCGTGTCGAACACCGAGGGCACCGGCCTCAAGGTCACGGTCGACCTCGTCGAGGAGCTCGGCGCGGACGGCTACCTGTACGGTCACTCCGAGGTCGACGGCAAGCGCACCGACATCGTCGGTCGCGTCGACGGCCGTATCCACCCGAACGCGGGCGACACGGTCTACATCACCCCGAAGCCGGGCCACGTCCACGTGTTCCACGCGGAGTCGGGCGAGCGCCTCGGCGGAGCTGTCGTCGACTAA
- a CDS encoding DsbA family protein, whose protein sequence is MTDPDDSRNSDVRAAAREKARQLRTTQQRRDRRNRLLLSGGIVLGVLAVVAIVAVVIVSAIRPTVPGPKNMASDGVVVGSGLKVKTTTALAADAKPVASTPDPAGSTVDIRIYADYLCKLCGDFQRTNLEQLEPLVKNGAVTVEMHPVAIYTSHSAGTKYSLRAANAAACVANYDPNAFWKFNASLFEKQPAEGGPGLSDDTLKKRVDAAGATRTSEIDSCIDEGRFKTWVTTASDRALSGPIPNSDVKKMTNALLVLVNGKPYTGSLTSADDFKAFVLQAQGDEYSSTATPTPTPSP, encoded by the coding sequence ATGACCGATCCCGACGACAGTCGCAACAGCGACGTCCGCGCGGCTGCGCGGGAGAAAGCACGACAGCTCCGCACCACGCAGCAGCGCAGGGACCGCCGGAACCGGCTGCTGCTGTCCGGCGGCATCGTCCTCGGAGTCCTCGCGGTCGTGGCCATCGTCGCCGTCGTGATCGTCAGCGCGATCCGTCCGACCGTGCCCGGTCCCAAGAACATGGCCAGCGACGGCGTCGTCGTCGGCTCCGGACTCAAGGTCAAGACGACGACCGCTCTCGCCGCCGACGCGAAGCCGGTCGCGAGCACGCCGGACCCGGCGGGCAGCACGGTCGACATCCGCATCTACGCCGACTACCTCTGCAAGCTGTGCGGCGACTTCCAGCGCACGAACCTCGAGCAGCTCGAGCCGCTGGTGAAGAACGGCGCGGTGACCGTCGAGATGCACCCGGTCGCGATCTACACCAGCCACTCCGCGGGCACGAAGTACTCGCTGCGCGCGGCCAACGCCGCCGCCTGCGTGGCCAACTACGATCCCAACGCCTTCTGGAAGTTCAACGCATCGCTGTTCGAGAAGCAGCCGGCGGAGGGCGGCCCCGGCCTCAGTGACGACACCCTGAAGAAGCGCGTGGATGCGGCGGGCGCGACCCGCACGAGCGAGATCGACTCCTGCATCGACGAAGGACGCTTCAAGACGTGGGTGACCACGGCGAGCGACCGGGCGCTCAGCGGCCCCATCCCGAACTCGGACGTCAAGAAGATGACGAACGCCCTGCTGGTGCTGGTGAACGGCAAGCCGTACACCGGGTCGCTGACGAGCGCGGACGACTTCAAGGCCTTCGTGCTGCAGGCGCAGGGCGACGAGTACTCGTCGACGGCGACGCCGACGCCGACCCCGTCTCCCTGA
- a CDS encoding alpha/beta hydrolase: MPPTSVPLLLFLHGRYGVRDDLAWIAERAPAPWRPVLLQGPVPLGDRFEWFSVSDWETLGALSSDAAPAADRLLGWIDENCGDVPVAAVGWSQGGATALQTLRRAPDRLRFVVTLGGFTTIDAERGDAVLAERRPPVFWGHGADDDVITPNDIERMREFLPGHSTLEERVYPGVGHDISTEMADDALRFVAEQSAEL; this comes from the coding sequence ATGCCTCCGACGAGCGTGCCCCTCCTGTTGTTCCTCCACGGGCGCTACGGCGTGCGCGACGACCTCGCCTGGATCGCCGAGCGCGCGCCTGCACCGTGGCGTCCCGTCCTGCTGCAGGGGCCGGTCCCTCTGGGCGACCGGTTCGAGTGGTTCTCCGTGTCCGACTGGGAGACACTGGGCGCGCTGTCGAGCGATGCCGCGCCCGCGGCCGACCGCCTTCTCGGCTGGATCGACGAGAACTGCGGCGACGTGCCGGTCGCCGCGGTGGGATGGTCGCAGGGCGGCGCGACCGCGCTGCAGACTCTGCGGCGCGCGCCCGACCGGCTCCGGTTCGTCGTCACGCTCGGCGGCTTCACCACGATCGATGCGGAGCGCGGGGATGCGGTGCTCGCCGAGCGTCGGCCACCGGTGTTCTGGGGGCATGGCGCCGACGATGACGTCATCACGCCGAACGACATCGAGCGGATGCGCGAGTTCCTCCCCGGCCATTCGACGCTCGAGGAGCGGGTGTACCCGGGCGTCGGGCACGACATCTCCACAGAGATGGCGGACGACGCCCTGCGCTTCGTCGCCGAGCAGTCGGCCGAGCTATAG
- a CDS encoding PLD nuclease N-terminal domain-containing protein, with amino-acid sequence MLVIPLLVMTLFVFALVDIILRPSDQVRHLPKLAWVFVVILLPLIGSILWFAVGREYAPSSRPRRTLRMPAVHVEATESAPGRDLAPSSTEAQLAALEREIAEAERDQRIRRLEEELRRRTDAGETA; translated from the coding sequence ATGCTCGTCATCCCGCTGCTCGTCATGACGCTGTTCGTGTTCGCCCTGGTGGATATCATCCTGCGACCGAGCGATCAGGTGCGGCACCTGCCGAAGCTGGCGTGGGTGTTCGTCGTGATCCTGCTGCCCCTGATCGGCAGCATCCTGTGGTTCGCGGTCGGCCGAGAGTACGCGCCGTCCTCCCGTCCCCGGCGGACGCTCCGGATGCCGGCGGTCCACGTCGAGGCGACCGAATCGGCCCCGGGGCGTGACCTCGCACCGAGCAGCACGGAAGCGCAGCTCGCGGCGCTCGAGCGGGAGATCGCGGAGGCCGAACGCGACCAGCGCATCCGGCGGCTCGAGGAGGAGCTGCGGCGGCGGACCGACGCGGGCGAGACGGCCTGA
- a CDS encoding carboxylesterase/lipase family protein: MNGRPVVVTSAGAVRGRDDGRVSTWRGIRYGEPPTGRLRWRAPVPAAPWSGVVDAVAFGPAAPQRPNPAVPLGPPGETRMDEDCLFLNVIRPSHEPTSGGLRPVMVWLQGGAYALGASSQRVYRGDRFVPDGDVVLVTLNHRLGALGFLDVRSVGVDDAETNVALRDVLLALRWVRDNIHAFGGDPDSVTVFGQSAGAGLVTALLASPAAAGLFHRAIAQSPPAGSMYGPERAATVARAFVERLGPGARTPGALRGVQVEAIVDAGAAVYTEIPREHPGMLAFAPVVGDDLLPEAPIRVLSDGRGMPVPLLIGSTHDEATLFRLMRSPLLPIRRTALRRMFDAMRSEQERGGASLPERERVLSVYGRRRPARGVRVATDIAFRMPALWVAAGHSTVAPTHLYRFDFAPPLLRITGVGASHATDLPYVWGEFDALPRDPSFLLGGRRTAEAVSERMRRRWADFARTGAPGAGWPTYEPHRRATLVIGATDRVVPDLDARLRAGWGEQVLTFG; the protein is encoded by the coding sequence GTGAACGGTCGGCCGGTCGTCGTCACGTCCGCGGGCGCGGTCCGCGGACGCGACGACGGCCGCGTGTCCACGTGGCGCGGCATCCGGTACGGCGAGCCGCCGACCGGCCGGCTCCGCTGGCGCGCGCCTGTGCCCGCTGCCCCGTGGAGTGGCGTCGTGGATGCTGTCGCCTTCGGGCCGGCGGCGCCGCAGCGCCCCAACCCGGCGGTGCCCCTCGGGCCGCCCGGCGAAACGCGGATGGATGAGGACTGCCTGTTCCTCAACGTCATCCGGCCGTCCCACGAGCCCACGTCCGGCGGTCTCCGCCCGGTGATGGTCTGGCTGCAGGGCGGGGCGTACGCGCTGGGCGCATCCAGTCAGCGCGTCTACCGCGGCGACCGGTTCGTGCCGGACGGCGATGTCGTGCTCGTCACCCTGAACCACCGCCTGGGCGCGCTCGGCTTCCTCGACGTCCGCAGCGTCGGGGTGGACGACGCGGAGACGAATGTCGCGTTGCGGGATGTGCTGCTCGCGCTCCGCTGGGTGCGCGACAACATCCACGCGTTCGGCGGCGACCCGGACTCGGTGACCGTCTTCGGCCAGAGCGCGGGCGCCGGCCTCGTAACCGCCCTGCTCGCCTCCCCCGCGGCGGCCGGTCTGTTCCACCGTGCCATCGCGCAGAGCCCGCCCGCCGGGTCGATGTACGGGCCGGAGCGCGCTGCGACTGTGGCCCGGGCGTTCGTCGAACGGCTCGGCCCCGGCGCGCGGACGCCCGGCGCCCTCCGCGGCGTCCAGGTCGAGGCGATCGTGGATGCGGGCGCAGCGGTGTACACGGAGATCCCGCGCGAACATCCCGGGATGCTCGCCTTTGCCCCGGTCGTCGGCGACGACCTGCTGCCCGAGGCGCCGATCCGTGTGCTCAGCGATGGACGCGGGATGCCCGTCCCGCTCCTCATCGGAAGTACCCACGACGAGGCGACACTGTTCCGCCTGATGCGGTCCCCGCTGCTCCCGATCCGTCGGACCGCGCTGCGCCGGATGTTCGACGCCATGCGCTCCGAGCAGGAGCGCGGCGGCGCATCCCTCCCCGAGCGCGAGCGGGTGCTCTCGGTCTACGGCCGCCGGCGTCCCGCACGCGGCGTCCGCGTCGCCACCGACATCGCGTTCCGGATGCCCGCCCTCTGGGTCGCCGCAGGGCACAGCACCGTCGCCCCCACCCACCTGTACCGCTTCGACTTCGCGCCTCCCCTGCTCCGGATCACCGGCGTCGGGGCGTCCCATGCGACGGACCTGCCGTACGTCTGGGGCGAGTTCGACGCGCTTCCCCGCGACCCGTCGTTCCTGCTCGGTGGCCGACGGACTGCCGAAGCGGTCTCCGAGCGGATGCGACGGCGCTGGGCGGACTTCGCGCGCACGGGCGCGCCTGGCGCGGGCTGGCCGACGTACGAGCCGCACCGCCGTGCGACGCTCGTCATCGGCGCGACCGACCGGGTCGTGCCCGATCTCGACGCCCGCCTGCGTGCCGGCTGGGGCGAGCAGGTCCTGACTTTCGGCTGA
- a CDS encoding YciI family protein, producing the protein MKYMMFVVTDSQRDTVSDESDVDIWVNELDASGKRVIGEVLQAPTESRVVRVRDGKRYVTDGPFAETKEWICGFDILEVENLDEAIEIASRHPMARNGQLELRPFMQWDETAPA; encoded by the coding sequence ATGAAGTACATGATGTTCGTGGTCACCGACTCCCAGCGGGACACCGTGTCGGACGAGTCCGATGTCGACATCTGGGTGAACGAACTGGATGCCAGCGGCAAGCGCGTCATCGGCGAGGTGCTGCAGGCTCCGACCGAATCGCGGGTCGTCCGCGTGCGCGACGGCAAGCGCTACGTCACCGACGGTCCCTTCGCCGAGACCAAGGAGTGGATCTGCGGATTCGACATCCTCGAGGTCGAGAACCTGGACGAGGCCATCGAGATCGCCTCGCGGCACCCGATGGCACGCAACGGCCAGCTCGAGCTGCGCCCGTTCATGCAGTGGGACGAGACCGCCCCGGCGTGA
- a CDS encoding siderophore-interacting protein, whose amino-acid sequence MTILAPTRTERPRPAYRPYRAAVERIERLSPHFTRVTFRCDDFTHFGTECLDQRIKLLFPLADGSYSDLGIDDEEAHFAGDWYERWRALPDHLRNPFRTYTVRAIDTDGCRLDVDFVVHADGGPASRWLLGATPGDEIVVIGPDARSEHRGVGIDWRPGEARELLLVGDETAAPAIASILEALPGGCRARAFIEVPSADDALELRLPAHASVTWLSRGDAVTGTELVPAVQGWLAENPHVVAAASATASQNLDEVDVDRDILWETPEDTHPGFYAWIAGESAAVKTLRRLLVRDNGIDRSRVAFMGYWRLGRSEN is encoded by the coding sequence GTGACCATCCTCGCCCCCACCCGCACCGAGCGCCCCCGCCCCGCGTACCGGCCCTACCGAGCGGCCGTCGAGCGAATCGAGCGGCTGAGCCCGCACTTCACGCGCGTCACCTTCCGGTGCGACGACTTCACGCACTTCGGGACCGAGTGCCTCGACCAGCGGATCAAACTCCTCTTCCCGCTCGCGGACGGCTCGTACTCCGACCTCGGCATCGACGACGAGGAGGCCCACTTCGCGGGCGACTGGTACGAGCGCTGGCGTGCTCTCCCCGACCACCTCCGCAACCCGTTCCGCACTTACACCGTGCGGGCGATCGATACCGACGGCTGCCGGCTCGACGTCGACTTCGTCGTCCACGCGGACGGCGGCCCCGCCTCCCGCTGGCTGCTCGGCGCGACCCCCGGCGACGAGATCGTCGTGATCGGACCGGATGCGCGCAGCGAGCACCGCGGCGTCGGCATCGACTGGCGCCCGGGCGAGGCGCGCGAGCTGCTGCTCGTCGGCGACGAGACCGCGGCGCCGGCCATCGCATCCATCCTCGAAGCGCTGCCCGGCGGGTGCCGTGCGCGGGCGTTCATCGAGGTGCCGTCGGCGGACGACGCTCTCGAGCTCCGGCTGCCGGCTCACGCCTCCGTCACCTGGCTGTCGCGCGGCGACGCGGTGACGGGAACCGAACTCGTGCCGGCCGTCCAGGGCTGGCTCGCCGAGAACCCGCACGTCGTCGCGGCGGCGTCGGCGACCGCCTCGCAGAACCTCGACGAGGTGGATGTGGACCGCGACATCCTCTGGGAGACCCCGGAGGACACGCATCCCGGCTTCTACGCCTGGATCGCGGGGGAGTCGGCGGCCGTCAAGACGCTGCGCCGCCTGCTCGTCCGGGACAACGGCATCGACCGCTCCCGCGTCGCCTTCATGG